A stretch of Imperialibacter roseus DNA encodes these proteins:
- a CDS encoding type II toxin-antitoxin system VapC family toxin, producing the protein MAKNVICDTDVMIDFWDVAAKRHDSTREIVENVIRLDNVLLSVVTKMELLSGALNKRDLNRLNKKLTRFNISLLSEAISIKAVELLLKYRLSHGLTFPDALIAATAIVTGLELFTYNLKDFVFIQGLKLFTPNR; encoded by the coding sequence ATGGCAAAGAACGTAATTTGCGACACGGATGTCATGATTGACTTTTGGGATGTAGCTGCAAAGCGCCACGACTCCACCAGAGAAATTGTAGAAAACGTAATAAGATTGGACAATGTTTTATTGTCTGTGGTGACAAAAATGGAGTTGTTGTCGGGGGCTTTAAATAAACGTGATCTAAACAGGCTGAATAAAAAATTAACCCGATTCAATATTTCCCTTCTGAGCGAGGCCATCTCAATAAAGGCAGTAGAATTGCTACTCAAATATCGGCTGAGCCACGGGCTTACATTTCCTGATGCGCTGATTGCGGCGACTGCCATTGTTACTGGTTTGGAACTATTTACCTATAATTTAAAAGACTTTGTTTTTATCCAGGGACTAAAGCTCTTCACTCCAAATAGATAG
- a CDS encoding bifunctional heptose 7-phosphate kinase/heptose 1-phosphate adenyltransferase, with amino-acid sequence MPFSSIQEVFNAFESLKVLVIGDVMIDSYIYGNAGRISPEAPVPVVNVNKKENRLGGAANVALNIQSLGATPILCSIIGDELDGETFFELLKARNISSQGIIKSRERITTVKTRVLAGSQHMLRVDSETDKALTALEQRALMDHIRNLATGCDVIIFEDYDKGVLNPAIISQTINLANELGIPTVVDPKKRNFLAYSGASLFKPNLRELKEGLKLEFDHHDLDQLSSAVNQLNAHMPVEKALITLSDRGVYLTDHVQSIHYPAHIRRIADVSGAGDTVVSIAALCEALHLSLEVQAELSNLGGGLVCQHLGVMPIEKESLLQEALKNEMILKHLTN; translated from the coding sequence ATGCCCTTCTCCTCCATTCAGGAAGTTTTCAACGCTTTTGAAAGCCTCAAAGTACTCGTCATCGGTGATGTGATGATCGACTCGTACATCTATGGCAACGCTGGCCGGATCTCTCCTGAGGCACCTGTGCCTGTTGTCAACGTCAATAAGAAAGAAAACCGACTCGGCGGTGCCGCCAATGTGGCGCTCAACATCCAGTCGCTGGGAGCCACCCCCATTCTTTGCAGTATCATTGGCGACGAGCTGGACGGCGAAACATTTTTTGAGCTGTTGAAAGCAAGAAACATTTCTTCCCAGGGCATCATCAAAAGCAGAGAGAGGATCACAACAGTTAAAACGAGAGTGCTGGCTGGCTCACAGCACATGCTCCGGGTCGACAGCGAAACCGACAAAGCCCTGACCGCTCTTGAGCAGCGTGCACTTATGGATCATATTCGTAATCTGGCAACAGGTTGCGACGTCATCATTTTTGAGGATTACGACAAAGGTGTACTTAACCCGGCCATCATTTCACAAACCATCAATCTGGCCAATGAGCTGGGCATCCCCACAGTAGTGGATCCAAAGAAAAGAAACTTTCTGGCCTACAGCGGTGCTTCGCTGTTCAAGCCCAACCTGCGAGAGCTGAAAGAAGGCCTGAAGCTGGAGTTCGATCACCACGACCTGGATCAGCTGTCGTCAGCAGTGAACCAGCTCAATGCTCATATGCCGGTTGAAAAAGCGCTCATCACGCTATCAGACAGAGGTGTTTACCTTACCGACCATGTGCAGTCCATCCACTACCCTGCCCATATCCGCCGCATTGCCGACGTATCGGGTGCTGGCGACACTGTGGTCAGTATTGCCGCACTTTGCGAGGCACTGCATTTGTCGCTGGAAGTGCAGGCAGAACTTAGCAACCTGGGCGGCGGCCTCGTGTGCCAGCACCTGGGTGTAATGCCCATCGAAAAGGAGAGCCTGCTTCAGGAAGCGCTGAAAAATGAAATGATTTTGAAACACCTAACGAATTGA